The stretch of DNA ACATGGGCGGCGACTGCGGCGAGGTCAGTCTCCGCGGCCAGATACAGGTGCGGCACCACCGCGTCCACCCGTTCGGCGCGCAGCCGGACCTGAGCCGCGGACTCCTCGCCGGTCACGTAGAGCACGTCCACCCCGGTGCGGGCGAGCTGGGAGGCGACCTCGAGCAGCAGTGTCGACTTGCCCACGCCGGGCTCACCGGCCAGCAGCACCACCGCGCCCGCGACCAGGCCGCCGCCGAGGACCCGGTCCAGCTCCGCCACGCCGCTGGGCGTGGACTGCGCGGCGACCGCGCTGACCTCGCCGATCTGCCGGACCTCGGAACGGGGCAGCACGCGCCCGCCGGTGCGGCGCACGGTGCCGACGGTCGCGGCGACGGCGGCCACCGTGCTCCAGGCGGCGCAGCCACCACAGCGGCCCACCCACTTGGCGCTGCGCCAACCGCAGTCCGCGCACCGGTACGTTTCGCTCGACCTCGCCATGTCGAACACAGTATCGATGTGGCCCGACAATTCCCTGTCGCCGCGCGGAGTCAGGGTCAGAACCGACGGAACCACAGGTTGACCGCGGCGTCGACGTCCCAGCCGCCGCCGCGTTCGTCGACCTCGCGTAACGCGCCCGCCACGACCGAGGCCGGGAATTCGATCCCGAGCACTGCGGCCAACTCGGCCCGCGAGCCGAAGTGCCACCGGATGTCCAGCGGCTTGCGGGTGAACCCCCGACGTCCCCAGAACAACTCCAGCGTCTCCGGGTCGTGCCGCAGCCCGTCCGCCACCAACCCCGCCGCGAACCACCGCCCCACCTCCGACCGCGTTCCGTCGTGGTCCAACACCACTGCCAGTCCGCCGCGACGCAGCACCCTTTCCACCTCGCGCAGCCCCGGTTCGCAGCCGGGGCCGAAGAAATACGCCCACCGGGCGTGCGCCAGGTCGATCGAGGCGTCCGGCACCGGCAGCGCCTGGGCCGTTCCCTGACGTGCCGTCACGTTGGGATGCATCGCTGCCCGGCGCGCGGCCGCGGCGGCCAAACCCCGGTGCGGCTCCACGCCGACTACGCTGCGGCAGCGGCCGGCCAGCCCCGGCAGGTGGAAACCATTGCCGCAGCCGATGTCCAGCGCGTCGCCCCAGTCGGCCGCGCCCAGCAGGGGGCGCTGGTCGATCAGCGCCGCGATCGCGTTCCAGATCACCCCGTCCGGATCGACGGCGCGATTTTCCGCCTCGTACATCTCGGGGAAGTCCCAGATGTTCGGACTGGCCATCACCCCGTTCATCACCGTGTCCCGTTCACCACGAGGTGCCGGTGATCCGTTCGTAGATCTCGATGTAGCGCCGGCGGGTGGCGTCCACGATCTCGGCCGGTACCTCGGGTGCCGGGGGCTTGCGGTCCCAGCCGGTACCCGCGGCCCAGTCGCGCACGAACTGCTTGTCCAGGTTGAGCTGCGAGGCGCCCGGCGACCAGGTGTCGGCCGGCCAGAAGCGAG from Sporichthyaceae bacterium encodes:
- a CDS encoding class I SAM-dependent methyltransferase; protein product: MASPNIWDFPEMYEAENRAVDPDGVIWNAIAALIDQRPLLGAADWGDALDIGCGNGFHLPGLAGRCRSVVGVEPHRGLAAAAARRAAMHPNVTARQGTAQALPVPDASIDLAHARWAYFFGPGCEPGLREVERVLRRGGLAVVLDHDGTRSEVGRWFAAGLVADGLRHDPETLELFWGRRGFTRKPLDIRWHFGSRAELAAVLGIEFPASVVAGALREVDERGGGWDVDAAVNLWFRRF